Below is a genomic region from Thunnus albacares chromosome 4, fThuAlb1.1, whole genome shotgun sequence.
CtcaacattttacagctgaCAGTTTGTCATTGCCCATTGCCACAAATTGGCAAACATCTTTTTGGCATTTCTTATCTATGTTTTCTTACTTATCAGCCAACATATGTCAATACCAATTTGTATGTACATAGTTTTCCGAGATACTTTAAAGTAAAGTTGTGTTCAAGAGGCAATAGAAAGCTGCGAGCGGCTGGAACAGATACAAATGTGTACAATGATAGCTAACAACAGCTAATGTCTGTACAGTTGGTAGCTTGGCTGTTTGGAGGGAATAAACGCTTGACTGCAAAAACAATCCAGCATTCAAATCATTCAAAAGTTAGAAGGTGTTTACAAGGCAACACACCTTTAAGCATCCAGATACAATACTTGTTCCTTAAATTTACTCCTTAAAATTGAATTCAAATTGACTATCATTGTTATGTTTTGGTGAaacacatacaagataaaatAGTTCCTAGTTTGAGGCTCATCTGAGTTGCGTACACCAGTTTTTCAGTCTTGACTGTTTGTCCCTTCATGACGTTGACGTGGCTCTGAGGCTGATCAAAACTATCTCAAAGGTAAAATTCCTGATGAGTGTGAACTGATGGCAGCACTGTTTTGCTGCTTATGATTTTGCTCTGGAAAGTTTGTTCTGGAAGTTAAATGCATTTCTATTTTCTTGCAGATGCCAAGCAACCAACTGCGCCTCCACCCACAGAAGAGAGTCCCCATAAAGAGCAGGAATGGAGCCCAAATGTGGACCAAGATGAGCCGGGACCCTCCCAGATaaaagaggagcaggaggagcagaaggaggagcTGTGGATCAACGGGAGTGAGGAGCAACCTTCAGCAGAGGACAGCGATGACGGAGACGCTCTGACGAAAGAACTCATCAAGACAGTACAGCAGTTAGAAGACTgtagagcagcagaggagagccAAGAGGCAAAGGAATCCCCTGAGGAGGATCCAAAGCAGTCTGAAGAGAAGACCAGCACCACCCTATATCGCTGCCACATATGCAACTACATATTCACCAAAAAAACTGTGCTTACATGGCACCTCAAGACGCATGAAAGCAAGTCACTTGACAACAAGGCAAACTTTGACTGTCACATATGTGGTAAACATATACCCTGTCAGAGCAATCTGCAGAACCACATGAGAGTACATACAGGAGAGAGACCTTACAGCTGCCACTTCTGCGGCAAGTGTTTTAAACTGAAAGGACATATGACGGAACATATAAGAactcacacaggagagaagccTTTCAGCTGCCACATCTGCGACAAATCATTCAACAGAGGATCCACGCTGAGGAAACATGTTTT
It encodes:
- the LOC122980777 gene encoding zinc finger protein 2 homolog isoform X1 is translated as MATATLQSFNVFLTDRLTAAAVDIYGFVERTILDYQEEVNRAKLENQRLQRLLDLVYRPEIRLHRADAKQPTAPPPTEESPHKEQEWSPNVDQDEPGPSQIKEEQEEQKEELWINGSEEQPSAEDSDDGDALTKELIKTVQQLEDCRAAEESQEAKESPEEDPKQSEEKTSTTLYRCHICNYIFTKKTVLTWHLKTHESKSLDNKANFDCHICGKHIPCQSNLQNHMRVHTGERPYSCHFCGKCFKLKGHMTEHIRTHTGEKPFSCHICDKSFNRGSTLRKHVLAKHKEERPYKCGDCDELFTERLLMKRHMRKVHGVKLSTSQSPA